A region from the Flavobacteriales bacterium genome encodes:
- a CDS encoding class I SAM-dependent methyltransferase translates to MRKGWFNDWFGTPYYTMLYGRRDEGEARRQVEAILRLTGTPRGAAVLDVGCGRGRHAHWFSGNGLVTVGLDICPEAVAEAAERVPTALFKVHDMRQAFGRADFDLVVNLFTSFGYFDERSDDTAAVHNMFQALRPGGSLVIDFMNTPRVISALVASEECTIGHTRFVINRRVHDGFIEKSIRVEDEDARRHFMERVIALTPAEIRDLLEQEGFHLRGVFGDFDGGPYEPETSERAILWAQRPLE, encoded by the coding sequence ATGCGCAAGGGTTGGTTCAACGATTGGTTCGGCACGCCGTACTACACGATGCTGTATGGTCGGCGTGACGAGGGTGAGGCCCGGCGCCAGGTCGAGGCCATCTTGAGATTGACCGGAACGCCGCGAGGTGCTGCGGTTTTGGACGTAGGGTGCGGCCGCGGTCGTCATGCCCATTGGTTCAGTGGGAACGGGCTCGTGACCGTGGGTTTGGACATATGCCCTGAGGCCGTTGCGGAGGCAGCAGAGCGTGTTCCGACGGCGCTTTTCAAAGTGCACGACATGCGTCAGGCCTTTGGCCGTGCTGACTTCGACCTCGTGGTGAACCTCTTTACCAGTTTCGGATACTTCGATGAGAGAAGTGACGACACGGCCGCGGTCCATAACATGTTCCAAGCGCTGCGCCCCGGAGGATCCCTGGTCATCGACTTCATGAACACGCCACGGGTCATCAGCGCGCTGGTGGCAAGTGAGGAGTGCACCATTGGCCATACACGCTTCGTCATCAACCGACGTGTGCACGACGGCTTCATTGAAAAGAGCATACGCGTTGAGGACGAAGATGCCCGTCGGCATTTCATGGAGCGCGTGATCGCCCTCACACCAGCGGAGATCAGGGACCTTCTCGAACAGGAAGGCTTTCATCTTCGGGGCGTGTTCGGCGATTTCGATGGTGGACCCTATGAGCCGGAAACTTCTGAACGGGCCATCCTGTGGGCCCAACGACCACTTGAATGA
- a CDS encoding DUF1987 domain-containing protein has translation MTPIQLEGTPKTPTVNFDASSGELEIRGRSIPENSLEFYKPLIDWIDKYAKSAQSKTTLRVQLEYFNTSSSKCILDVFKKLEQVRAAGNDVSVLWHYEADDEDMLEAGEDYQAIINIPFKMIQIEEVDDKS, from the coding sequence ATGACGCCCATCCAACTCGAAGGCACCCCGAAAACCCCGACCGTGAACTTCGATGCATCATCGGGTGAATTGGAGATCAGGGGGCGTTCCATCCCTGAGAACAGTCTCGAGTTCTACAAACCACTGATCGATTGGATCGACAAGTACGCCAAGAGCGCCCAGTCGAAAACAACGCTGCGGGTACAACTCGAGTACTTCAATACCAGTAGCAGCAAGTGCATCCTGGACGTCTTCAAGAAGCTGGAGCAGGTGCGTGCTGCCGGCAATGACGTATCCGTCCTTTGGCACTATGAAGCCGACGACGAAGACATGTTGGAAGCCGGCGAGGATTATCAGGCCATCATCAACATCCCCTTCAAGATGATCCAGATCGAGGAAGTGGATGACAAGTCTTGA